One window from the genome of Salvelinus fontinalis isolate EN_2023a chromosome 3, ASM2944872v1, whole genome shotgun sequence encodes:
- the LOC129834441 gene encoding growth/differentiation factor 5-like, with protein MKVLKRLPLLLGCWTLLYLEFIPVSLSHTGTAQRATESRGKEHAGGAGKEANPGIISTARSTVGNYGVAGSKSPSAARITRIRTGPPLIKGEAAKAKAVTSVSSPHGVTASSVSGAINLGRKESARSWVPDGDATHLAAVPALMALSVQTRKGGDTPRQSKGKTFPRVATSARTGQHRVIAVQKYSAPLAQRSAKATGKLSDRDLPKHPLVTPHDYMLSLYWSLSTGEVNTSVLHEAGMANTITSFVDKGQDDRLLQLRRQKYNFNISSLEEEGLLGAELRILRKRLADPRKALSTGRVFCLKLFTCAAGKQKATLLQTRTIEDHNMPKWEVFDIWKLFKNFHNTVQLCFELEALEQGRPVDLRAMGFSRLGRQTKERAFFLVFGHTKKRDLFYSEIKARSGHDNKTVYEYLFTQRRMRRAPTTRSKKLAKNPKPRCHRKQLHVNFKEMGWDDWIIAPLEYEAYHCDGVCDFPIRSHLEPTNHAIIQTLMNSMDPDSTPPTCCVPTRLSPISILYIDSANNVVYKQYEDMVVESCGCR; from the exons ATGAAAGTCCTGAAACGTCTCCCTCTTTTATTGGGGTGTTGGACTCTCTTATACCTGGAATTTATCCCAGTGTCACTGAGCCATACCGGGACGGCACAGCGCGCAACCGAGAGCCGAGGCAAGGAGCACGCAGGCGGAGCAGGTAAAGAAGCCAACCCGGGAATCATCTCAACTGCCAGGTCTACGGTAGGAAACTACGGCGTAGCAGGTTCGAAGTCTCCGAGCGCTGCGAGGATCACGCGCATTAGGACAGGACCCCCGCTGATAAAGGGCGAGGCAGCCAAAGCAAAAGCTGTGACATCAGTGTCATCACCACACGGCGTAACGGCGAGCAGCGTTAGTGGAGCTATCAACTTGGGACGCAAGGAGTCTGCGCGCTCTTGGGTACCCGACGGGGATGCTACCCACTTAGCTGCTGTGCCTGCTCTCATGGCGTTGAGCGTGCAAACACGTAAAGGCGGAGATACGCCCAGACAGAGCAAAGGAAAGACTTTCCCCAGAGTTGCAACATCAGCACGAACTGGACAGCATAGAGTCATTGCTGTGCAAAAATACAGCGCTCCGTTAGCCCAAAGGAGTGCCAAAGCAACGGGCAAACTGAGCGACAGAGACCTTCCGAAGCATCCATTGGTGACTCCGCACGACTACATGTTGTCACTGTATTGGTCACTATCCACAGGAGAGGTGAACACCAGCGTGTTGCACGAGGCTGGTATGGCCAACACCATCACCAGCTTTGTGGATAAAGGACAAG ATGACCGTCTTCTCCAGCTGAGAAGACAGAAGTATAACTTCAACATCAGTTCCCTGGAGGAGGAGGGGCTACTGGGTGCCGAGCTGCGCATTCTCAGGAAAAGACTGGCCGACCCACGCAAAGCACTTTCTACTGGCAGAGTTTTCTGCCTGAAGCTTTTCACCTGTGCAGCAGGTAAGCAGAAAGCTACACTGCTCCAAACTCGAACCATCGAGGACCACAATATGCCCAAATGGGAAGTGTTTGACATTTGGAAACTATTCAAGAATTTCCACAATACCGTCCAGCTTTGTTTCGAGCTGGAGGCCTTGGAACAAGGCCGCCCCGTGGACCTCAGGGCAATGGGCTTCAGTCGTCTGGGCAGGCAGACCAAAGAGAGGGCCTTTTTCCTCGTGTTCGGACACACCAAGAAACGCGACTTGTTCTACAGCGAGATCAAAGCCCGGTCGGGCCACGACAACAAGACTGTGTACGAGTACCTGTTCACCCAGCGACGTATGCGCCGAGCCCCCACCACCCGTAGCAAGAAACTGGCCAAGAACCCCAAGCCTCGTTGCCACAGGAAGCAGCTACATGTCAACTTCAAGGAGATGGGTTGGGATGATTGGATCATTGCCCCACTGGAGTATGAGGCCTACCACTGCGACGGGGTGTGCGATTTCCCCATCCGCTCGCACCTCGAGCCCACCAATCACGCCATCATCCAGACGCTCATGAACTCCATGGACCCTGACTCGACTCCGCCCACCTGCTGTGTGCCCACTCGCCTCAGcccaatcagcatcctctacattGACTCAGCCAATAACGTTGTTTACAAACAGTAcgaggacatggtggtggagtccTGTGGCTGCAGGTAG